A region of Ferrimicrobium sp. DNA encodes the following proteins:
- a CDS encoding RDD family protein, which translates to MSDAVPGAELASIGRRVEAFIFDALVVFFGSLILELLLGGMGGLENPIFSVVRFEMGPIVYIINIALIVGYFVLMRVMVNGQTLGARAAHVRVVPMEGTELEPVTVLIRLVVAFISMAVIFLGYLPALFDPERRTLQDRIAHTIVVWESATVTP; encoded by the coding sequence GTGAGTGATGCAGTACCGGGCGCGGAGCTTGCTTCGATCGGTCGTCGAGTCGAAGCTTTTATCTTCGATGCGCTGGTCGTTTTCTTTGGTAGCTTGATACTCGAGCTGTTGCTCGGAGGTATGGGTGGGCTTGAGAATCCGATCTTTTCGGTCGTTCGCTTTGAGATGGGTCCGATTGTCTACATCATCAACATCGCGCTTATCGTTGGATACTTTGTCCTGATGCGTGTCATGGTCAACGGACAGACCCTCGGGGCGCGTGCGGCCCATGTACGAGTAGTTCCCATGGAGGGGACTGAGCTTGAGCCTGTCACCGTCCTCATCCGGCTGGTTGTCGCCTTCATCTCGATGGCGGTGATCTTTCTTGGCTACCTGCCAGCACTCTTTGATCCTGAGCGCAGAACACTACAAGACCGAATCGCCCATACGATCGTCGTCTGGGAGTCTGCCACCGTCACCCCATAG